Sequence from the Tenrec ecaudatus isolate mTenEca1 chromosome 6, mTenEca1.hap1, whole genome shotgun sequence genome:
TGGTGCCGTGCTTCCAGCCCAGCACCCAGGTAGGTGGTGATGCTGGTCCCACAGATGTACAAGAGGAGGAGCGGAGACAAGATGACCTCAGGTTTGGATATATTGGCTTGGAGGTGACTGGAGGACAACTGGAGCAGTGAGGTCTAGAAGGCAGCTGAAAATAAAAGTCCACGAATGTTGGACAGTAAGGTTTAAGACTTATCAGGAGCGATGGAAAGGTGGAATTATAGGGACGAATCAGGTGGTTCAGGAAGGAAATGTACAGCGAGGACACCCCCCCTAACCCAAAATTGCCCGCGTCCCAGGAAGAAGTGCAGGGAGCAGTCCTCAGGCTTCTGCCCTCTCTCCTATCTCTGCCCCCTAATAGCGATGCGGCAGAGAGTGGCATGCTGTCCCGCCTGGGTGACCTGCTCTTCTACACGATTGCTGAGGGACAAGAGCGGATCCCTATCCACAAGTTCACTACTGTAAGTCACTCTCCACCCACTCTGTTCCTTGGGGGTCTCCGTGACGGGTTGCTCAGTGAGAACAGGGAACAAGAGGTGAGAATCAatctctgcctctgcctctgagACAGTGCCAGCCCTGTCCCACAGTGGGAAGACTGAACCTTCTGACCTCAACCTGTCTTTCTGACTTAGGGCTGTGACTCAAAGGGGTTCCCGGTCAGACTGAGAAAGGACAGGAATCCCTTGTTAGCTTTCAAAGCTGCTCCATTCCCTGCTTTCTTCGTCTCTAAGCCCATTGATCCCACTCGCTATTTGTTCCACCACGTGCTCTTCCTGATAGTAGGTTGAGTTGAGCAAACTGGGTACCACTCGGAAAGATGATTGGGCAACGATGACCGTGCTTGGAGGTGGTCTTACTGGGCCTCTTCTTTTCCCTCAGGCACTGAAGGCCACTGGCCTGCAGACCTCAGACCCCCGACTCCGGGACTGCATGAGCCAGATGCGCCGCATGGTGCGCGAGTCCAGCAGCGGTGGCCTCTTGGACCGAGACCTCTTCCGAAAGTGAGGGCCCCAGGATGAGGGGCCCTGCTCTCAACACTGTGCTGTGCACTCAGTCTAAGAGCAGGGAGGGGCCCCGGGGGTTACTGTATTACTTTCCACTACGTAAGTCATGCAGGAATGTGCATCGAGACCTATATGTCCTGTTGCCCTCCTGACCTCCTCTCAGTTCACTTCCCTGTATGTAAACGTTAACAGAGCAGTGGGCATCTTCCAGAGAAAGTCCTGTGTCTTGATATACAAACATGAATAGATAtaaataaatctatctatctacagaTGTGCATACAATGTAAGATTTTTCTTCCATATAAATGTGATGTGCTAGAATATAAATAGGCTGCTATTTTTCTCTTAATACTTGACCACAGGTTGTTTTGTCCTGTCACTACCAGCCTACATTTCAGAGATGAGGCAACTAAGACCCAGAGAGAGAGTGACTTATTGAAGGTCACAGTGACTGGCCCCAAACCTGATGACCACCCACAACCTTCTTGATTCCCAACTGCCCTGGCTCCAGAGCGAGTCCGGCACCCCCTAACCCAATCATGTCTGGGATCCAGGTGTGTGAGCAGCAACATTGTGCTCCTGACCCAGGCATTCCGAAAGAAGTTTGTCATTCCTGATTTTGAGGACTTCACGGGCCATGTGGATCGCATCTTTGAAGATGccaaagagctcactggaggcaaagTGAGGGCCAGGGGACTTGGGGGCAGGGGAGTGGGGCAAGGGCTCTGGGCCAGACTTGCCTTGCTTCACAGACTTGTCCTGGGGCTGGTATTCCAAAGGGGGACAGAAAGCAGAACCTCTGAAAATAGGGACAAGGGCTTTAGGTATTTCTGGGGCCCTGTCTGACTTCTAGAGCACACAAGGGACTAGGGGTTTTATGGGGACAACTGATACAGGTAATCAATAGAATTAACAGAGACCTCTTGGGTGATTAAGCCTAAGAACAGAAAGGAGGGAGCTCACTCCTGCATTATTAGCCTTTTGTCAGGGCCTGACCACCacccctagagcagcagttctcaaacctgtgggccgtgacccctttgggggttgaacgaccctttcacaggggtcaccaattcataacagtagcaaaatgacagtgatgaagtagcacagaaaataatgttatggttgggggggtcacacctgaggaactgtatgaaagggtcgcagcattaggaaggttaagaaccactgccctaaaggattgTGGCCACAGAAGAACATGCCTTCTAGAAtgtgaggcttagggggccccagtgaTCCACAGGCCGGAGGGGGACTCACTGCCCTACAGGAGCCAGAAGGTCACTTTTTTCCTTGAACCAATGCTGAGCCTcagtcttgttttccctctccacaTCCATCTCTCCGTTCAgtctcttctctctcctgctcCTGCCCAGGTGGCTGCCTACATCCCTCAGCTGGCCAAGTCGAACCCAGAGCTTTGGGGTGCCTCCCTGTGTACTGTGGACGGTCAGCGGTGAGCTGCTGGTGAGAGGAGGGGGAGGCCGGGCACAGGAGCCCGCCAAAGGCTGACCCCTTCCCTGGTACTTGTCTGCCCATAGGCACTCCGTGGGCCACACCAAGATTCCCTTCTGCCTGCAGTCCTGTGTGAAGCCCCTCACCTACGCCATTTCCGTAAGCACCCTGGGCACCGACTACGTGCACAAGTTCGTGGGCAAGGAGCCCAGTGGCCTGCGCTACAACAAGCTCTCCCTCAATGAGGAAGGTgagcgcccccaccccccaccccgagcTCAaaccccttcccccgcccccaccccgcatGCCTGGCTTAGCTTGCCCCTTTGCTTTGGGGCCTTGTTTCCCCTTTATGGTCAGTCTTTCTTCCTGAGCATGGAAGTCTTTCTTGTTGAACCTGCAGAGTGGACAGGCTAACCAGGAGATTTTGCCAAGTGGTCGATAAAGTTGGGTGTTTGTATTTCCCCAGGAATCCCCCATAACCCCATGGTCAATGCCGGTGCCATTGTGGTGAGCTCCCTGATCAAGgtcagtgctaccctagccttctgaAAGGCACTGTTCTCTAagctcccttgcccctgtgccatATCTGCTCAGCTCTGCAGGGAGACGGGTGTGGGCCAAGGTTTCTTTGGGGGTCACGGGAGTTGTGGGAGAACATGACAGGGTCCTAAGTATTACACTGAGAGAGTTGGTAGAAGGAGCATCATTctatccaccccaccccaccctatgcCTTACACAACACACCACCACATCAACCACACCAcatcacacacaccacaccatacCATACATACGCCCCCAcctgccaacacacacacacacacacacacacacacacacacacacacacacacacacttccctgcctctCCGCCCATCAGtcaggagcccagagcctcctggCCTTAGAGAGAGAAGTCAGCAGATCTTGACCCCTGCCTAGGACCCAGTGCCAAATGTCCGATACTGGGGGAGGACAGCACTGCCAGGTGCTGATTGGCCACCTCTGGGTGAGGGACACATGCAGAGAAGGGTGAATGGCCAGGCCAGGGCAGCTATTCACGTCACCTGGAACTGTGAGTGGCCTTGAGCGAGAGTGTGGGGCTGGCTCATCAGCTGTGGGTCTCCGGGGTTGAGCAAGAGCCAGCGAGCAGCCAGCGTGGGCAGTAGCACTGTCACCAATCACAGCCCCTTCTGGGGAAGGTGGTGTCAGGAACCTCCCCCAGACTCAGGTGTCTGGTTGTGTCTGAGTCCCTGTGGTGTTGACTCTTGttgacgcaggcaggcaggcagcgaggaggctgggctggggggcggggctggGTGAGGTGGGGGAGATCACACTGAGACTGACTCCCTTTTGCTCTGTGGCGGCTCTATCTTCAGCCCTGTCTCTGGGACCTGCCTCATCCCCTCCCCACCTAAGCAGGCCTGTTACTGGACTTTCCTCTTTAGCTGTTTCCGTTGTGAGTGTAATTAGAGTATTTTGACACAACTTCATTCCATTTTGACACCTACTCTAGCCTTGGGGTTGGGAGTCTGGGATATAGAGGAAAACCCTAGCGCAGCATACAGAATGGGATGGCACTTGGTGAGGGTCATGGATAAGGTGGGAACTGGTCTGGGACCCGAGGAAAATGGAGAGGGAGGATTGGAATTGAGCATGAAagtgaggatgggggagggagggaagaaagaggagctgatacccagggctcaaatagaaagtaaatgtttagaagatgatgatggcaccgTATGTACAGATacgctggatacaattgatgtgtggattgttgttagagcgcctaataaaatgctcttttaataaaaaagaaagaaaagaaagtgaagGTAAACCTCACAAGTGTTTTGGCCTTGAGAGTCGTGGCAGAGAAGGGCCTGTGCACATTTTGTTgcgtatgaaatggaaatggaacAAATTATTTCACAAAGCAAACAAATGTTGATGAAAAGGCTGGGTGGTGCCAGGGAGGCTCGTATCTGCACCCTCGTTACTTGACAATAAATTTAAAAGGTTTGGGTTAGAAAGTAACCAGATAGGTATGAATAAAAAAATCTCCGTGTATGGCactacattgaggtagtggacggactttgggcctctgctcaaactgtccctcaatgcaagaacactttgttctaatgacctggcattctgtggtgctcaccttcccaacacgatcgccgaagacaaatgggcgcataagcaaatgtggtgaagaaagctgatggtgcccagctatcaaaagatatagcgtctggggtcttaaagacttgaaggtgaacaagcagtcatctagctgagaagcaacaaagcccacatggaagaagcacaccagcctgtgcgatcatgaggcgtcaacaggatcaggtaacaggcgccagaagacccaaaacaaacaaactaaaagcATATTGTTCAGAAcaaagggggtcagagcagagaatcaaaacccatctgtagacaataggacaacccctcacagaagggtcacagggaacggatgagtcaaccagggcgcagtaaagcactgacgaaacacaatattcccctagttctttgaagcttcctcaccaccccgtcatgaccccagtcttgcctttcgattctggctagaccagagcatgtacactacagataagagctcacgacacacagactcCAGGTCAGATCcacccctcaggagcagaaatggAAGTTGCAGAGATCAGGAGGATAGGggtaaggtgaggggagaagaggaagggggaactgatcgcaatgatcataatataacacacacacacacccctgggaTGAGCAGCAGAaacgtggttgaagggagaccccagtgtaagatatgaaaataataatttatcaaggggtcacaagggtaggggtagggtgggggaagaggagctgatatccaggcttcaactagaaagtaaatgtttagaaaatgatgctggcaacataagtacaactgtgcttgatacaattgatatagggAATATTAtatgagctataagagcccccaatgaaatgattaaaaataataagtaaaataaaaaacaaaaataaattgtcatatgcaaaaaaaaaaggcatcTTGCAAAAACAGGGACTGTAGCAGTAGCAACCTGGTCTCTCAGAAGTCCTGCTGCCCTCCCCTCTGGTCATCCTCCCGGCCAGGTCCTCACGCCCTTCTCCTGTGTGTCTCTCTGCAGATGGACAGTAACAAGGCGGAGAAGTTTGACTTTGTAAGTCCCCTTGTTGTCCTCAGTgcctgggtgtgcttcttcctgggGGACTGCTCTGTCCAGCGGCTGCTGCCTCTGACCCCACCAATACCAGCCCATCCTGGAAGCTtagtgggtggggaagggggggaatCTAGTGGCCTGAGGGCAGCCTCCTCATGCCCTGCCCTCTGGGACAAGGACAGAGACTATCAGAGGGCCGGTCGGTTAACCGGGTATGTGCAGGTCGGGGGCGTCGAGCATGTGGGAGCCCCTGTGCCGCTTTGTCGTTTCCAGGTGTTGCAGTATCTGAACAAGATGGCTGGCTATGAACACATGGGCTTCAGCAATGCCACGTGAGGCTCTGATCAGAGTGGGCTTGAAGGCCTGTGTGCAGtttgagaggggagcggggaagcTGCTGAGAGGGAGAACCTAATCAATCCCAGGGTTCCTCTAGGCCCTTTCATTACATGATAGTCACGCCGTGTCCCTTAAAAGGCAGCCCCTTCTGGGCCAAGAgtctccaagcccataagtttccCTGGGTCGTTTGGCCTCTTTGCTTCACTATGCCCAGTGTTTGCCCAGCTTGGAAGATTCCTCCCGGCTGCCTATCAGAATGCAGAAAGGGCCTGTGTTAGCCTGGCCCTGGGATAGTGACCTCTCCCCCTTAGGAAAGGTGTTTTCCCCCTTCTCCTCATTCCCCATCCCCCAAAATTTCAAGTACTAAGTTGGGTGCTTGCTTCAGATTCCAGTCGGAGAAGGAGACAGGGGACCGGAACTACGCCATCGGCTATTATCTCAAAGAAAAGAAGGTAAGGGGCTGCAGGTGGTGGTGGGGACGGAGCAGAAACAACGCAGGCCGTGTGAAAGGGGCCGAGCTCAGGGGAGCAATGCTCTGTCCTTCCCACTTGGCAGTGCTTTCCTAAGGGGGAGGACAtgatggctgccctggacctctaCTTCCAGGTAAGCAGACCCTGCAGCTCCCTATGGCACGGGTGCCCTTTGCAATAGCAGCGTCAAGTGAcagcgcgtacacacacacacaccctgagagTGTGGAGGTCAGGTGACACTGCTGCCTCGCTCTCATCTCCGCAGCTGTGCGCCGTGGAGGTGACCTGTGAGTCCGGCAGTGTCATGGCAGCCACCCTGGCCAACGGAGGGATCTGCCCCATCACCGGGGAGAGTGTGCTGAGCGCGGAAGCGGTGCGCAACACCCTCAGCCTCATGCACTCCTGCGGCATGTACGACTTCTCTGGCCAGTTTGCCTTCCATGTGAGTGTTTCTGGCCCTGTCCCCCATTCCCACAAGCCCAGGGCCAAGAAGCGAGGACACTCAATCTCTGAAGCACGTTTGAGCCAGGCAATTAGACTCGAATCCCTCGGGGAGTTTGTCACATGTCCCATTCCTCAAACCTGAATTAACGGGTGTTTCGACCCTGGGACCACTCTTGCGTTGCCCTCTTTCAGAGCCCAGCACCACCCTGTTCACATGAGGCCTGTCTGCATCCCAGCGCCCCTTTTCTTCCCGTGCTTTTACTACCAGCTGTAATTACTCTCGTCTGTAGCGTATCTCCTCCTGCCAGACTACGAGCTAAAGCAGGGCTTCCAGGCCAGCTAGTACGATTTCCAGACTGAGTCACTGCGTTACACGGGCCACGACTAGGGGTAGGAGACAGGAGAGCAGGCGGTGACCAGCCAAAAGGTCAAGGGAGAGAGATGGCGGCCTTCCCCATGCAATCATTTGGGCCACCCAGATTCCGAGTGCCCCCTCAGCCTCCCCTGCCCCGCAGGTGGGTCTGCCAGCCAAATCAGCTGTGTCAGGGGCCATCCTGCTGGTGGTACCCAACGTCATGGGAATGATGTGCCTGTCACCACCGCTGGACAAGCTGGGGAACAGCCAGAGAGGCATCAGCTTCTGCCAGGTCAGGTGATTTGCAGAGAGGAGGGATTGAGTACACTCGGGGGCTGAGTGCCAGGGTAACTGAGCGAGACGTCTGGCTTACAATTCTAGAGGCTGGTGTCGCTCTTCAACTTCCACAACTACGACAACCTGAGGCACTGCGCTCGCAAGCTAGACCCGCGGCGCGAGGGAGGGGAAGTCCGGGTAGGAGAGCCCTGGGAGGGCTTGCGATGAGAACTGTCCTGGCTGAGcagcggggaggggcggggggaggggggagggtcaGGCAGAGCTGGGATCCAAGTGGCAGGTGCTCTCAGGTGCGCATGGTCTGTTTCAGAACAAGACGGTGGTGAACCTGCTATTTGCGGCCTATAGTGGAGATGTCTCGGCTCTGCGAAGGTACTTCTGCTGTGACCAAACTAACAGTAAAACAGCCCTGGCCACGGAGCTCATTAGGAGGCAGACAGCAAAACCTAGTCCCCGGGTTACAAATGAGATCCGTTCTAATTGGGTCTTTAAGAGTTCGTGGGGTAAGTTGCAGCCGGTGCCTGTGGTCCTGATTTAGCCTTAGTGAGTGCAAAACCAAGCTCGGTGCCTGTTCACGGACTTCAGAGTTGCATGCAACAAATGAAGGTGGTGGTGAAGAAGGATTTGTTGAGTTGGGGTTGACAAGGGCAAATGCCCACGGCCCAGGGCAGGGAGGAGTCGTCTCAGCAGCTGACTAGTCGCGCCCGAGGGCCGTAGTTGTCTTTAGCTTGGACATCAGCCAGATGCATGGAGCTTGCATTTCATGTGAAATTCTTTTAAAGGACAGTGTCTTGCCATGTGTGGTCaaggaaaaaaaccaaactcactgccatcgagtccacgctggctcacagtgacaccgtgtgggtttccaagactgtaagggcttacaggagtggagagcccagtccttctcctgtGGTGTCAAACTGCCGACCACGGGAActccagcccaatgagtaaccactgtaccatcagGGATTCTTTGCTGTGTTAGAACTTACTGTCAGCCAGTCATTATTAACCTAGGCTCGAACAGCTGAGACGTAGCAGGTAGGGTCCCTACCTGAAATGACCCAACACCCACAAATGCGTACTGGGCGCCTACCGTGGGATGACAGCAACGTTTGTTTCCAGAGTTACGACCCTCGCCATTCTAGGGAAGGGGCAACAAGGGCCTGCAGCTCTTTGCCTGAACTTAACTGTTTTACTTGTTCTGGAACCCATGCCAGACTGCACCCCAGCTGGGCTGATCTGCATCCCACCAACTGTTTCCACTGCCCTTAGGTTTGCCCTGTCAGCCATGGACATGGAGCAGAAAGATTATGACTCCCGCACAGCCCTGCACGTGGCTGCAGCTGAAGGTAACCAAGGGGGTAAATGGGAGGGATGCCCGCTAGTAAGACCCTAACAAGTAGATTCTACGAGCCTACGGGACCGGGTAGAATGGGGCCATTAGGGCGTCAAAAACTGCAAGTTTCTGCAGCAGCAGCCGCCGCAGGCTGCTGTCTCGGTGAGCAGCTGGGCTTCTAGCAAGTGTGCCACCACGCTCCCCAGAGGACTACGTCGTCGTCTAGGCGCCTTTAGCTACACGGCCTCCTCTTCTACCACCGGCACTCACGTTCCACGTCCTCACGGAGAGGCAGCAACGAGTTCTGTCCCGATGCCCATTAGCTCACAGCCACACTGCTGCTGCGTggtgcaggagcaagatgagcaGAGGCCTCTTCCTCCCCCGTGAGACAGTCCCCAGCTTCTAGGTCTGCACACGTGTCAACTCCAGAGTGCCCGAGCCGTGCCCTCTCATGTCCCGTCTGCATTCCCAGGTCACATCGAAGTGGTGAAGTTCTTGATTGAGGCCTGTAAAGTGAATCCTTTTGTCAAGGACAGGTGAGTAGGCGTACACTGAAGGGGACAGCTTGACACTGTCCGCCAGCCACCTCACCTGTCCCCAACCCTTGCACTCCCAGTGTCTTCTCTGACTGATGGTGGTCTTCGTTCCGCTCAGGTGGGGCAATATCCCCCTGGATGACGCTGTGCAGTTCCACCACCTGGAGGTGGTCAAGATGCTTCAGGattaccaggactcctacacACCATCCGAGACGCGGTCCGAGGCGGCAGCGGAGGCCCTGTCCAAAGAGAACTTGGAGAGCATGGTGTGAGCCCGGGCGCTACTTGCTTAAACCCATAACCACAACCACTGCTTCTGTGGAAACCAAGACAGTCAATTTGGTGACTTAAGCCAGTGCTTTCTGTGAGAGTCAAATTACCCCATCCCCTTGGCAGACAGTGTGCAGAAAAGGGGCCTCAGTGGACAGTGGCAAGAGGGCCACCCACCCACAAGGTCTGCTGGGAGACCCAGCTGTATGACTTGGCCCACTTAAAACCCTCCCAGCTTCCCCTGGGTCCCCGTGCCCTCTCAGAAGGTACCAAGCCCGAGAGACACCCCGTGGGAGGGCTCGAACCGTGCCACATGCATCTGTCcccagtggggaagggaggggagggcctCTGTACCCCATTAGCCAGGATATGCTGCTACCGCTAACAACAATTTTATAGACAGAGAAAGTATTTTGTGCTCAAATAAACTTTAATTACACAAATCACTCGTTTTGTTAAGCCCAGACCACCTCCCCAAAGGGTATCCAACTTGATCACCATTctcgggtaaaaaaaaaaaaaagcgcctCCAGGTCAGACAGGGCCCCAACAATACACAGTTCCTATAAACATTCATTCACCccacttgtttttttttccctgacCCCAGACACTGCTATAGGTTAAGTGCAATCTGGTAACCAAGTGAGGCTTGGGTTTGAGCAGGCCCAGCCATGGGTTGTTCGAAACCTCAGGCCACCCTCCAGAGAAGTTCCAACGGTggcagaaagggagagagaccACCTCAGGAACCAACGCTGTCCAGCACGACCCCTCTAGATCTTTCCCAAGCgttctcttcttcctctctggTCATGATTGTAACTGGCACAAAGACTAGAAGGGGCTGGCCAAGTGTCACAGGCGTGCAGATTCAGGCGAATGCACTCAGGGTGGGGAGCTGCAGCTGAGAGGGACTGAGAGGCTGTGGCACTGAGGTATTGGGTGAGGGCTGAGTTCTCCAGCATTTACTGAGGGAGCAGAGCCCAGATTCTGCATGGGCTGAAGAGAAAGGCCAAATCGACGAACCACTCCTCCAGCCAGAGGTAGGAAGGCTTTACTCTGGAGCCAGTCGGTAGCGCTCCAAGATCAAGCTGAAGTTACACACAGGCAAGAGAGGGAGAGGCATCAAAGGGATTAAATTCAAATAAAGCTTAAAGACTTGCCCAGAACAGAATCCATTCAGTCAGGTCTGTGTACAGGGACAGCAAGTCTTCAGAGAAGGCTCGACATGCTGACCCAGGACACTGGTGTAACTAGGGGGCAGCAGGGGGACGAGTGTGGCTTAGGCCTCACGTTCAGGGCCGGGTAGAAAGGTGGCCAAGACATTGCACAGGACCCAATGTGAATTGGAAAGTAAAGGCTTTGGGGGGCAAAGCTTAGACACCTCAACACAAGACTGGCCGAGAACATGATTAGGGGCGTCAGTAGCACACAGACTAAAGCCCCTCAGGCACCTCCAGCCCTGAGTGGGTCAGCAGCTCTCCATCCCAGAGGGCAAAGGCAGGTACTACAGGACCGCGGAAGGCCGACTGCAGCGTGTGAACCACGGCAACTCGGCTGACATCAACCAGGCTCAGCTTCTGGGCTTCGTAGTCCAGCAGCAGCCCCACCACCTCTGGCTGGCCGATGCCCTCAATCGGGGTTTTCTCCTTGACCCACATGCTGTGCCACTTGCGCTGGGCATAGGTGAACACCCAGGAATGATCGTCAACACCGATGCAGCTGTCGCGGGAGATGTCCACGTCTGCCACGCCTATCCGGAATTGCTGGGAGCGCTTCACCGTCACTTCCCAGTAGTGCCTGCCGCTGGTGACCGCAGTGTCCGCCAGCACCACTGCCCACTCTCGGAAGCGCTCCATATTCAGGGCCACCTTGGTGGGCTCCAATCCCACCAGACCATACTTGACACCCGTATCGCCTTTGAAGAGTGCGAGGCTGCTGTGGGCGGTTTTCTCTTCCATTTTGAAATGGATGCCTGTGGGCAGAGCAGAGAGACTGCATGGTGACAGGAGCCCCAGTCCTCAAGTTGTCGGTACACAACGACGTGAAGCAGCCGGTCTCCAGAGAAGCGGGGTTAGAATAAGCGAGCGTCGCAGCGGGGGTGCTGCTtgcgggaggggtggggggagcgtgAATGTGCGCGTGCGCCCGCAGCCtcaaaggctgaggctcccattgAGGAAGGGCCGCTAGTTcatggaactgaatggcttcccAGTGGGATTAGCGGGACCGACGGCGACGGGAAGGGGCGTGGAGCCGGCGGCCGACACTGCTTCCCGGGCCTGCTCAGGAAGCACCAGGCGGACCCCGCGCGCTCCGGAGCAAGAGGACGCAGAGGGATCACCGTACCTCTCGGGGCGTCCGCGGCGGTCCGCAGCCGGCTGGCCCCCCAGCGGCGGAGCAGCAATGGACGTGCGAAGGGCAGCGCCATCTTGCACCGAGGCTGAGCCGGGCACGCCCCCTGCCCCTAGACCCCGCCATCGGCTCGGCCCGAGCGCGCGCACGTGGTCGCGGCGGCGGCCGCGCAGCGTGATGACGCACGAGCTCAGCCCCGCCCCGGGAGCTCAGCCCCGCCCCGGGAGCTCAGCCCCGCCCCGGGAGCTCAGCCCCGCCCCGGGAGCTCAGCCCCGCCCCGGGAGCTCAGCCCCGCCCCGGGAGCTCAGCCCCGCCCCGGGAGCTCAGCCCCGCCCCCGGAGCTCAGCCCCGCCCCCGGAGCTGAGCCGCGCGTCCAGCGTCTGCGCGGAAGCGGAAGTATTGGGTTTGGGATTAGATTGCCGAATTAGAGTTTAGCTCCATCGTACGACTTCGGACAAACCACTTTCAGGTCCACTAGAATGTCCAGGCCTTAGTCAAAGTGCGATGAGAATTCTCTAGTTTACAATTTGACAAGTAGAGCTACTGGGTAAGTGGCAGTTGTTTATAATAAGTGCAGTAAATGTCGATTTTGCTGTCGATTGTCAGTGGGCAGTGCTATAGAGAAATGACTGCCACTATTACAGAGCAaaatttttgtttattgtttataCTCCCTGTGATGGGAGAATGTACTGCTACGTCTTTGAAGATTATACAGCAATACAGAACAAGTaccatggaatatacaaaacttTAGAGATACAGGTGTTGGAGAAGGGGAAGCAAGTTTAAACTTCCACCACAGGTTGCTTTAAAGTAAgtacaaaccaagcccactgccagagtggaataggacaagatagaactgcccccttgggtttcagaGTTTATAACACGGCAGTGTATAACTCTAGCTGGTGGACCTGTATGCTCTTTCAGAGTAAGTAAGGTCCTTCAGAAACAAGGGGGCATTCCTGAGGTACTAAAGGAGTTGGTTTGCGGGTATATCTCTAGGACGCCCAGAAGTACAGAGAACTTTTCAGGACTTGGGTGTCTGTTCTTCGGTGtgatcaagtcggttctgattcatagccacccaGTGCACAACCCACGGAAACACCGCTCTGCCCTCTGTCCTGCACTGTGCTCTCTATCTTTGCAATGTTGGAGTTCCTCGTCGCAgtcgatggccttcctctttgctgcccctccactttaccaagcctagaTGTCTAATCATTAAATACCTTATTAGATAAAGCTGTTAAAAAATCAGACAACTCTCCCAGAAGTCTTGGAAAGTTGCGTAGACTTCTGGGGGATGGGGTAGCTGTAATGTTTACCCTCctaaaaaaaatagaacaaaattaTTTCCCCCTCTCAAAGTCCTAGCCACCATTCCAATTGGATGTGGCCTTCTTTGGGTTTTTCTTGTAATGTGGCTTCTAAACTGGTCTAACTTCCATCTGCCAATTTTGAATCCCATGCTAGTGGTTTTTTATTCTAATCCCACCAGTGAGTTTTCTAA
This genomic interval carries:
- the GLS2 gene encoding glutaminase liver isoform, mitochondrial; this translates as MRALKALLNAQSRAGTHCPRGGWRHPSRSPLLGGGARHHLHEAAAQGRETPHGHQPQQPDPDAAESGMLSRLGDLLFYTIAEGQERIPIHKFTTALKATGLQTSDPRLRDCMSQMRRMVRESSSGGLLDRDLFRKCVSSNIVLLTQAFRKKFVIPDFEDFTGHVDRIFEDAKELTGGKVAAYIPQLAKSNPELWGASLCTVDGQRHSVGHTKIPFCLQSCVKPLTYAISVSTLGTDYVHKFVGKEPSGLRYNKLSLNEEGIPHNPMVNAGAIVVSSLIKMDSNKAEKFDFVLQYLNKMAGYEHMGFSNATFQSEKETGDRNYAIGYYLKEKKCFPKGEDMMAALDLYFQLCAVEVTCESGSVMAATLANGGICPITGESVLSAEAVRNTLSLMHSCGMYDFSGQFAFHVGLPAKSAVSGAILLVVPNVMGMMCLSPPLDKLGNSQRGISFCQRLVSLFNFHNYDNLRHCARKLDPRREGGEVRNKTVVNLLFAAYSGDVSALRRFALSAMDMEQKDYDSRTALHVAAAEGHIEVVKFLIEACKVNPFVKDRWGNIPLDDAVQFHHLEVVKMLQDYQDSYTPSETRSEAAAEALSKENLESMV
- the SPRYD4 gene encoding SPRY domain-containing protein 4; the encoded protein is MALPFARPLLLRRWGASRLRTAADAPRGIHFKMEEKTAHSSLALFKGDTGVKYGLVGLEPTKVALNMERFREWAVVLADTAVTSGRHYWEVTVKRSQQFRIGVADVDISRDSCIGVDDHSWVFTYAQRKWHSMWVKEKTPIEGIGQPEVVGLLLDYEAQKLSLVDVSRVAVVHTLQSAFRGPVVPAFALWDGELLTHSGLEVPEGL